The genome window TCAGTAAAATATTGAAGTTTTATTAATAAATCACCATAGTTTATATTGATTTATTTACAATATATTATTAACTTTAAAGAGAACTATTTAGAATTCTACTTATGAATACTTATTCTCTAAAAAATCTATCAGACCTGTCAAGACTAGATGAACAAATGATTATTTTATGGAATAAAAAGTTCAATTTGTTTAACGAAGATAAGATTGATAAAAATTCACTATTTAATCATGATCACTTAAAAAAATTAATTATTATTTCTTTTTTAAGTGAATCAAACAAAAAAAATACAGTAGAAAATTTAAGTGTAAAATCACTTTCTGAAATACAAGTTTTATCCGAATTTGAAATTCAAAATTATATCCAGAAATACAAAAGTTATGAACCAATTATTGAGTTATTAATCTGTTCTTGTTTTTCATATGATACACGTTTTTTTGACACAATTCTTACACTTTGTTTCAATAAAATTGGAATCGAAAAATGTTGTATAGATATAGTTTTCCCTTTTTTAAGTAAAATGTCTATCATTCTAGAAAAGTATACTATTCAAGAATCGGTTATTTCTTTTTCTAAAAATCTAATTAGAAAACATCTTTTTTATTTGATTAAATCAATTCCATATTCAGATCAAAATTCTCGTAAATGGCTTTTATTTTTACCTGAAAAAGAAAATGAAGATTTAGAATTAATTTATACTTATCTTCTTTTAAAAATTAATAACGAAAAAGGAATTTATTTAGGCGAAAATCAAAGTTTAAATTCTATTTTAGAATGTATTGAAAATACTCAAATTACACATATTTTTATTTATATCTCTAAAAACTATGACTCTTCTTCTCTTGAAATTTATCTCGAATCAATCAAGAAAAATCTTCCAAACATTACCATTTTTGTGGCAACATATGCTGTTCTAAAAGATAAAATAACCGAAAAAGTTCCGTATATAAATGTAAACAATCCAACAGCTTTTAATTCTTATTTACAAAAAATTATGACGATGTAAATTATTTGTTTTTGATTTCCCAATTTATAGGTTGTAAGTTCTTACTTTTCAAAAAATCATTTGTTTTCGAAAAAGGTTTACTCCCCCAAAAACCTCTGTAAGCTCCTAATGGAGAAGGATGAGCAGATTCTATTACAAAGTGTTTATTTCGGTCAATTTTTGCTCCTTTTTTTTGAGCATAAGCTCCCCAAAGTATAAAAACAAGGTTTTCTTTTTGATCAGAAAGCTTCTGTATTACAGCATCTGTAAATATTTCCCAACCTTTTTTCTGGTGCGAACCTGCCTTAGAAGCTTCAACCGTCAAAGTTGCATTTAATAATAATACACCTTGTTTAGCCCATGTTTCCAAATTTCCTGAAGTCGAAACTCCTATTCCTAAATCATCATTTAACTCTTTATAAATATTCTGCAAACTTGGAGGTAATTTAATTCCATCGGCAACCGAAAAAGACAAACCATTTGCTTGTCCAATCCCATGATAAGGATCTTGACCAATTAAAACAACTTTAACATCATTAAAAGGTGTATAATCAAATGCAGAAAATATTTTGGATGCGGGGGGATATATTGTTTTTGTTTTGTACTCATTTCGTACAAAATCTGTCAATATTTTAAAGTAATCTTTTTCAAATTCATCCTTTAAAACTTCTTTCCAAGAAGCATCTAATTTCACATCCATATTATTCTTTTATGGAAACAAAATTATTCTTTTTATACTTGCTGGAGTAATTTTTCAAACTAAATCTGAGATTCATTTATCCATTTACCAACTGTAGGAGCTTTATAATTTTTTAATTTCTCAAATAAAAGATCTAGATTATCACTAACAATTAGCA of Empedobacter falsenii contains these proteins:
- a CDS encoding uracil-DNA glycosylase — translated: MDVKLDASWKEVLKDEFEKDYFKILTDFVRNEYKTKTIYPPASKIFSAFDYTPFNDVKVVLIGQDPYHGIGQANGLSFSVADGIKLPPSLQNIYKELNDDLGIGVSTSGNLETWAKQGVLLLNATLTVEASKAGSHQKKGWEIFTDAVIQKLSDQKENLVFILWGAYAQKKGAKIDRNKHFVIESAHPSPLGAYRGFWGSKPFSKTNDFLKSKNLQPINWEIKNK